One Gossypium hirsutum isolate 1008001.06 chromosome A11, Gossypium_hirsutum_v2.1, whole genome shotgun sequence genomic window carries:
- the LOC107922709 gene encoding post-GPI attachment to proteins factor 3, translating into MNQIARSHLIMFLFALSFLVPSLEASEGDADPIYKTCLEDCEISGCVGEMCFQHCKFSSDGKPIDGPWYLQEPLYQKWKQWDCRSDCRYHCMIAREEQRWKLGGKPIKYHGKWPFQRVYAIQEPAAVAFSAISLAIQFHGWLSFFILLNYKLPLRPDKKTYYEYTGLFHIYAILAMNFWFWSAVCHTRDVELTEKLDYSSAVALVGFSFILTILRTFDVRDEASRVMVAAPLIAFVMTHILYLNFYKLDYGLNTKVCMAMGVANLLIWGVWAGITSHPSRWKVWLFNVGGTIALLLEIYDFPPYKGFIDAHALWHAANIPLAYICWSFVRDDAVFRTSTLLNKTK; encoded by the exons ATGAATCAAATAGCTCGAAGCCATTTGATTATGTTTCTTTTTGCTCTTTCCTTTCTTGTTCCTTCACTTGAAGCTAGTGAAGGTGATGCTGATCCGATTTACAA GACTTGTTTAGAAGATTGTGAAATAAGTGGGTGTGTAGGGGAAATGTGTTTTCAACACTGTAAATTCTCTTCCGATGGGAAACCAATTGATGGACCATGGTATTTGCAAGAACCCCTTTATCAGAAATGGAAACAATGGGATTGTCGGTCTGATTGTCGGTACCATTGTATGATTGCTAGAGAGGAACAGAGATGGAAACTCGGTGGGAAACCGATCAAATATCACGGAAAATGGCCTTTCCAACGCGTCTACGCTATCCAG GAACCGGCAGCTGTAGCATTCTCTGCAATAAGCCTCGCGATTCAGTTTCATGGTTGGCTCTCGTTTTTTATCCTTTTGAATTATAAGTTGCCTTTAAGGCCGGATAAAAAGACTTATTATGAATACACTGGCTTGTTTCACATCTATGCCATCCTTGCAATGAATTTCTGGTTTTGGAGTGCCGTTTGTCACACTCG AGATGTCGAGTTGACAGAGAAGCTGGATTATTCATCTGCCGTTGCACTAGTTGGATTCAGTTTTATTCTAACAATCCTACGAACCTTTGATGTGAGAGACGAAGCTTCGAGAGTCATGGTTGCTGCTCCGTTGATTGCGTTTGTGATGACACATATCTTGTATCTGAACTTCTACAAGCTTGATTATG GTCTAAATACGAAAGTTTGTATGGCCATGGGTGTAGCCAACCTCCTCATTTGGGGAGTTTGGGCCGGTATAACGAGCCATCCTTCACGGTGGAAGGTCTGGTTGTTCAATGTAGGGGGAACCATCGCATTGCTATTGGAAATATACGATTTTCCACCTTATAAAGGCTTTATCGATGCTCATGCTCTCTGGCATGCAGCCAATATCCCCCTCGCATACATTTGCTGGAGCTTTGTCAGGGACGATGCCGTGTTCAGGACCTCAACACTCCTCAACAAAACGAAATGA
- the LOC107922903 gene encoding dehydration-responsive element-binding protein 1D-like, whose product MDSLSLDYGSVSSPMSDSGSGNGASRPPNFSDEDVMLASCYPKKRAGRKKFRETRHPVFRGVRRRNSGKWVCEVREPYKKSRIWLGTFPTEEMAARAHDVAALALRGRLACLNFADSAWRLPVPASTDPKDIQKAAAEAAEVFRPVDSAGDSSKTAENTAVEGTKESEEVFFLDEEAVFGREKFLANMAAGMMMSPPHSGYEKDEQELEFVDDCVQLWSYSI is encoded by the coding sequence ATGGATTCTTTGAGTTTAGATTATGGGTCGGTTTCGTCACCGATGTCAGATAGTGGGAGTGGAAATGGAGCTTCTCGTCCGCCGAATTTTTCCGATGAAGACGTGATGTTAGCTTCGTGTTACCCCAAGAAGCGAGCGGGAAGGAAGAAATTCCGGGAGACTCGACACCCGGTGTTCCGAGGAGTTCGCCGGAGGAACTCCGGAAAATGGGTTTGTGAAGTAAGGGAACCTTACAAAAAGTCAAGGATTTGGCTCGGGACTTTTCCGACAGAAGAGATGGCGGCGCGTGCCCACGACGTGGCGGCGTTAGCTCTGAGAGGAAGGTTGGCTTGTTTGAACTTCGCGGACTCTGCTTGGAGACTCCCTGTACCAGCTTCTACCGATCCAAAAGACATCCAGAAAGCGGCGGCGGAGGCAGCGGAAGTTTTCCGACCTGTTGATTCCGCCGGAGATAGCTCAAAGACAGCTGAAAACACGGCGGTGGAGGGAACTAAAGAGTCGGAAGAAGTGTTTTTTTTGGACGAAGAAGCAGTGTTTGGGAGAGAAAAGTTTTTGGCAAACATGGCGGCGGGGATGATGATGTCTCCGCCTCACAGTGGATATGAAAAAGATGAACAAGAACTTGAGTTTGTCGATGATTGTGTGCAGCTGTGGAGCTATTCtatttaa